From Strix aluco isolate bStrAlu1 chromosome 5, bStrAlu1.hap1, whole genome shotgun sequence:
ACAGGGCGGTGCGGCTGCCGCTCGGCGCGCTGCGCGCCTCCCATTGGTGGTGGCGGCGAGCGGGGGGCGGTGAttggcggggcggggcgggacgcggcgcggcgcggcgcggggggacgCGGCGGCCGGCTGGCCGGCGGGCTGCGGTGGCGGCATGGCGAGCTGCCGGCGGCTGAGCGGCGCGGGGCTGCGGGAGGTGCTGGGTCCGGCGCAGGGGTTGCTCTTCGATTGCGACGGCGTCCTGTGGGCGGGCGAGCGCGCCGTCCCCGGCGCCCCCGAGCTGCTGGAGCGGCTGCGGCGCAGCGGCAAGGCCGCCCTCTTCGTCAGCAACAACAGCCGCCGCTCCGTGGCCGAGCTGGAGCGGCGCTTCAGCCGCCTCGGCTTCCGCGGCGTCCGCGCCGAGCACGTCTTCAGCTCCGCTCTCTGCTCCGCGCTCTTCCTCCGCCAGCGCCTCCTCGGCGCCGGGGGCAACGGCAGCGGGAGCGGCCGCGTCTTCGTGCTGGGCGGCGAGGGGCTGCGCGGCGAGGTGCGCGACGCCGGCCTGCGCCTGGCGGGCGAGGGCGAGCCGGCGCCCGGCGCCGCCGAGCCGGTGCGGGCCGTCCTGGTGGGCTACGACGACCAGTTCACCTTCGCCAAGCTGGCGCAGGCCTGCGGCTACCTGCGCGACCCGCAATGCCTCCTCGTGGCCACCGACCCCGACCCCTGGCACCCGCTCAGCGACGGCCAGCGCACCCCCGGTGAGCGCGCGCTGCCCTCCCTTGCTGCCCCCGGTGGGGAGCGGGGGGCCGAGGCCGGCGGGGGTGCTGGTGGCGGGGTTGGCCTCGGTGGGGGATCGCCGTCCTGGGCCCGGGCGAGGCGGTTCCCTGAGCAtcgggacgggcagggctgccctcGCGTCCCTGCCGGCTCCTGAAGCCGTGTGGCCAGCGCCCCTCCTGCTCACCGTCCTCTGGCAGCACCCGGGGTGCTGAGCTGCCCACAGCCGATTAGCCCCGCAGctacttctttttctcctccttctccccctccagGGACTGGCAGCCTCACAGCCGCCGTGGAAACCGCTTCAGGCCGCAAGGCGCTGGTGGTGGGGAAACCGAACACGTACATGTTTGATTGCATCGTGGAGCGTTTCGGCGTCGACCCGTCCCGCACCCTCATGGTGGGAGACCGTCTGGAGACAGATATCCTCTTTGGCAAGAACTGCGGCCTCTCCACCATCCTCACCCTGACGGGTGTCTCCCGCCTGGAAGAGGCGCAGGCCTACATGGCCAGCGACAGCGCTGCTGCCAAGGATCTGGTGCCCAATTACTATGTGGACAGCATTGCAGACTTGATACCAGGGCTGGATGAGTAGCAGTCTGTACATGTGAGGGCAGAGGGGTCAGGTTCCCCATCCCAAATCTCCATCTGTTCCTATGTCTCTCTCACTGCCCTATTCCCTCAATTCCTGGTTTCTTCACATTCCAACACCCTTCTCTGGGGGCAAAATGGGGGGTGGTTGGCAGGAGGGGACTGGGTTCAATTGTCTCCTTTCTGCTGAGAGCTATCCATGATGGACAGAGTCCTTCTCTCCCTCATATGCCAGCTGCCAGCATCTCTGGGAGGGAGCTGGAGGCTTTGAGGCTGATGGAGGGGGCATCAAATCAGTGTCTGTGTGGCCCCTCCCCCTGCAGGGGTTAGGGACTGGctgttttactctttttttcttagaTAACCAGTGGCGGCCTTTTACTGCTGTCCCTTCACTCGTGTAACTCTTGACTTCTGAGCTGCATCCCTGCAGTCCTTGTAACCCCCTCCTTGCCAGGGGACTGGCTGGTGTTGTCACCTGCGCAGTCTCTGTCAGTGCCAGGGCATGTGGAAGGAGTGTGCCGGACCTCTGGAGCAATGAATGAGAATATCTCTGCCTCCCACGAGTGAAAGGGAGTATTGCCTCATCTGTTCTCTCCCCTGTTCCTTAGAGATGTTTCCCTCACCACCCACTGCCCCAACTCGGTTAATAATGAGTGTCCATCTGTGGACTGTGTCCATCTGAAGGACTACAGAAAGGGAAGAGActggtttgaggggttttttttgtgccaAACAGACAAGCTGTGACTGCACACAGCACGTCTGAGGTTGTACCTTGTTTTCAAGCACCTTTTCCAAAGGGGCTTGTGAAGGAGAGAGGGCTCCTAGACCAcaacagcacagcagcagtgaaCTGTATTACTCTCCCTGGTTCCCCCTCCTCAGTTGGATTTTGCCATAGTACAGTGAGAGAAAAGGGCTGATGGGGGGGGtctgtgctccagctgctggtgtgCAGGTGAGATGGTGGTGGTATTGTCACTGCTGTGAATGTGTCACAGCCCTCAAAATCATTCCTTGCTGCTTtgtctttctacatttttttaatttcttgatctTATTTATCAAACTTATTTATTGTTCAAATATTGTATTATTTGTATAAACTATGCTGACTGGTTGCACCAAGGGGACAGGAGGCAGTGCCTTTGGGCCTCCCTTACTGTCCATGTCCCATGTTGATGTTCTTGCACTCACCGTGTCTCTGTATATAATAAAGTGTGAGCGTAGGCTGGAAATGgcctccttttttcccttctggtcCCATCAAGATGAAAGTGCCCTTGGTATCTTTGAGCCCTCAAAGATGAGGACATGGCAAGACCTTTCCTCACTCAAGGGGGTGCTGCTGGATAGACAAGAGAAGGGTGGACAGTGTCTTTgagctgctgtttgctgctgtcTCTTACTGGGGTCTCAGAGCTGTAGTCAAGGGTGGAGGTGACTGATGGGGCTATGGCATAGGGTGCAGGGTCCAGCCAAGCGAATTGGAGCCGTGAGCGATCTTTGCCAGCTGCTTTTGCATTTCACAGCATGGGTGATCCCTTGCTGGGCAACGGTAACTTCTTGTGCTGTGCCTGAAGTCTACCTGCTGCTAGTCAGGTGGGCCCCAGCGATCTGTGTGGCCCTGCTCAGCAGTGTCCAGCTGTGCTAGGGTAGGGGTGAGGTGCCACCTCTGTCACCTGCATGTAGCTTGCAGAGGGCTGAGAACTGCCCAGGTAAGGTTTTGTTGACCCATCTCGACTACACTAAGCTTTGAGTGAAGGTGTGGTGGGTGTCATGGTACCCCTGGAGGTGACCTTCACCGGACCGTAGCTTGGCTGTCCATGGGTTTGGCTGTGGTCCCAGCCAGGAGGGAGAAAACAAGGTAAGAAGAGTTCAGAATCACTTGAATGTACTTTGCCTCCCTTCCTCATATGGGAGCCAACCATTCCCTTTGTCAGACCCCTTTAACAGCTGTTGATGGTAATCAAGCATCGCATTTCCCGCTTGAGAGATTGACTGTTCAGCCCAATAACAGATCTCAGTGTAAGTTAGTGCTGTGTCAGCTCATGTGGCAGAACTAGATGCAACTTACTGGCCCTAGGATAATTTCAAGTGCTGAGTGTTCTTCCGCTGCCCCGCGTCCTGGAAACAGCCGTCTGAAATAAAAGAAGATCCAAAGAGCATTCTGAAGACTGCCTGTCATCTTAATCAGTCCCCTTTGTATGTGTCTGACtctcttttgtttgttctgtCTCTAATTAGACAACCAGAGGACTGGTACTCCCTTAATGAATGCCTGACCAACACTTGCATCACCAAGCAGAGCAAGATTGAGACCTAATGTGTCTGCTAACTCCGGCTGCCTAACTAGAGATACTGAGaccttgatttatttttcagagctCTCTGTTCTTGTATCAGGCTGAAACTCAGAGCGCTGTTGTTGTGACTTGAGGCCACAGCTAGGAACACTCAGTATGGCTGCAAATTGCATAGACTGAGTTGGTTACATGTGCATGTACAGAGGAGACGGTGCACAGCAAGAGCATCCCCAGGAGATGCCCCCTTTTTTCTAGGGTGCTTTGAGGGTGAATGCTTTTTGTGCTCTCTGCCTCGTTTGCTCTGTCCTTTCCAGCTCTCCCAGCCAGCAAACGCGAGGTTGGAGGCTTTGGTCTCCCAGGCTGGCACACTgggaaacagaagggaaaacagTAGCTAATCAGAGTGCTACAGCTTGTGTTTGGGCCCTCTCCAAATAGACACTGGAGTTTGTACTTTGGATCCCAAATGGTGAGCCTGTAGAGTAGATTTTCATGCggctgctgctgaaaacagagTTCAGCAGAGGTGATGGC
This genomic window contains:
- the PDXP gene encoding chronophin; protein product: MASCRRLSGAGLREVLGPAQGLLFDCDGVLWAGERAVPGAPELLERLRRSGKAALFVSNNSRRSVAELERRFSRLGFRGVRAEHVFSSALCSALFLRQRLLGAGGNGSGSGRVFVLGGEGLRGEVRDAGLRLAGEGEPAPGAAEPVRAVLVGYDDQFTFAKLAQACGYLRDPQCLLVATDPDPWHPLSDGQRTPGTGSLTAAVETASGRKALVVGKPNTYMFDCIVERFGVDPSRTLMVGDRLETDILFGKNCGLSTILTLTGVSRLEEAQAYMASDSAAAKDLVPNYYVDSIADLIPGLDE